From the Pirellulales bacterium genome, the window CAGGAACAACTGGTCGTTGATGTATCCGGCGGGGCTGGTGGGTTTCAGGCGTACCAGCAGCTCGTAGACGACAGTGCCGGCGGCGCGCTTGAGTTCGTTCACTTCGACTTCGAAATTGGTGTTGGCACTTTGCACATCGGAAATGGCCCAATCGCTGCGTCCGGTGTGCGTGAGCATGATTTTTCTCTCGGCGCCTTGGCCGGCGTCGACGGAACCTAATTCCACGACGCCCGGTTGCATGACCACGTCGCTCAGAATGTTGCCGGAGACTTGCAACTGCACTTCGGCGAAATAGGGCTTATCGAAGGTGACGGTAATGGTGGCCGAGTGGTTCCCGTAAAAAGAGTTGGTGTTGAAGTTGGCCACAATATCGCCGGTTTCCCAAGTTTTCAAATCGGTTTTGCTGGCTTCCGCGGCGGTGCAACCGCAACTGCTGCGGACCGACGAAACATGGAGAGACTCCACATACGGATTGGTGAATTTGAAACGATATTGTGCCTTGCTGCCACGGGCCAACGATCCGAAATCGTGGGTGGAGTCCGTAAACATTTTGCGTGCCCAATCTTGGGCGTGCGCAGCCGGAACCCAAGCCAAAAGCAGCAACAAAAGCACAACTTTTCGTGGCACGAAGAGCGTCTCCCTGGGAATCCAACTCAATGTGGCGAATTTTGCGGTAAAAATCGACCCCGCGCGGCGGTTTATCTTTTCATCTGCGGCGGACTAATCCAAGCGGAACATCCTCCCTAAGTGCCGTGAATATCTAGAGTTGCACTCCCCGGCTACCAACCGAAACTAACGCAGAGAGAAGTTGGACTATTCGCATAATGTCGGTCAAAAAGCGACCGCGGCAGAAACCATTTTGGGGCCGGAGGCGGCTGGCCGTCAAACTTCCGACGTTATTTACCGTTGCGACGGGTGATAGCGTTTCGGCAAACTTTCCGCGGTTTGCGTAGAAATGTAGTGACTGCGCCTGTTAGGGCGGATTTTCGGTATGATCGAGAAAGCGGCGACGCTGAGAGATGGGGGGGCGCGTTACCGGGGCCAGATGTAGGAGAGCCGTTACAGGTTTCGCGATGAACATGTGTCGATTGCAATGGTTGCCGCTGAATTGGATTGTGGCCGGGGGGTGTCTGGCGCTGTTGTCCGGATTGCCGGGGTGTGGTCGTCCGACGAACTTTGGCGTGGTGGCCGGGGAAGTGGATCAACTGGCGCAGGCGCCGACGGGAACCGGGGCGTCTGGTACGACTGAGCCGAGCGGAGTGGCAGCGGCACGAAACGGAGCGGCGCAGCTGGAGAATCCGTTTCCCAATCGATCGCCCGCGCCGGCCTTGGAAGGGGGCGTGGAATGGTTGAATACATCGGCCCCGGTTGATCTAAAAAAATTGCGCGGCAAATTTGTGCTACTGGATTTTTGGACCTACTGCTGCATCAACTGCATGCACATTTTGCCGGAGTTGAAAAAGCTGAAGCATGCGTATCCCAACAACGTGGTGATTATTGGCGTACATTCGGGCAAGTTTGACGCTGAGCACGATTCGGAAAACATTCGGCAAGCGGTATTGCGGAACGACATTGAACACCCGGTGGTCAATGACGCGGATTACAAAATTTGGAACGCCTATCATTGCGATAGTTGGCCCAGCCTGCGGTTGATCGATCCGCAAGGGAACATTGTGGCCGAGCAAGGAGGCGAAATCGATTTTCCCACGCTCGACGCCTTCTTCAAAAAAGTGTTGCCGTATTATCGACAGCAAAATTTGCTGGACGAAAAGCCCACTCACTTCGATTTGGAAAAAAACAAAGCGGCGAACACGCCGCTGTTATATCCTGGAAAAATCTTGGCCGACGAACCGGGCGGCAGGCTGTTTATTGCCGACAGCAACCACAACCGGATTGTCGTCGCAGCGCTGGACGGCGTCTCAAAACTCCCTCTCCCTTTGGGAGAGGGCCGGGGTGAGGGGCAGCCGGCGGCGAAAGTTGTCGACAT encodes:
- a CDS encoding DUF1573 domain-containing protein, which translates into the protein MPRKVVLLLLLLAWVPAAHAQDWARKMFTDSTHDFGSLARGSKAQYRFKFTNPYVESLHVSSVRSSCGCTAAEASKTDLKTWETGDIVANFNTNSFYGNHSATITVTFDKPYFAEVQLQVSGNILSDVVMQPGVVELGSVDAGQGAERKIMLTHTGRSDWAISDVQSANTNFEVEVNELKRAAGTVVYELLVRLKPTSPAGYINDQLFL